From the genome of Candidatus Micrarchaeia archaeon:
TAGTCGAGAGCAAGGACGGCCGGCTCAGGATAGACCTGAGCATGGAGGAGCTGCTCGAAGCCAACCGCGACGCGGTCAGGAAGGACATATACGCCGCGCTCTTCTCGGAAGCGAACAAAAAAGGCAGATAGCGGGCGCGAATGCGTAAATGCGTGAGTATTATGGATAAAGAATCTCTTACCATTTCCGGGGGCACGGCCCTGGTGCAGCGGCTGTACGGGGCCCTGGCAGAGGCCAGCCCGTTCTACCGCCCCGCGAAGTACGGCTATTCCAACGCCCGCGTGAGTTCCATGAAGAGCCTGCTCCTGAAAAAAGAGTTCCTCCAGGAGCTGGTGAGGGTGCGGAGCATAGACGCGGTCATAGGGATGCTGGAGCGCACTCCGTACAAGGAGGAGCTGGTGAAGCTTTCGATGAAGCACCACGGCTCGGAGCTGGTGGAAGTCGCGGCCGCGAGGCACTTCGCTTCTGTCGCGAAGAAACTCGTGCGCATAGCCCCTGGGGAAGACCGCAAAGCCGTGGACGTGCTCCTGACCAAATGGGATGTGGTGAATACGAAAATACTGCTGAATGCAAGGCTTACCGGCAAAGCCTACCAGGACGTGGCGCCTTTCCTCATGCCCCTGGAGTCGCTGGACGAAGGCGAGGCCAAGAGCCTTTTCGAAGGAAAGGGAACCGCGCTCTTCATGCGCTTCGTGAAAACCAGGCTTGGAAAGGGGCTGGTGGAAAGCGGCATGGTTTCGAGCACCGAGCTTGAAAAAATCTTCATGCATTTCGGCAACGCGGAAATCATGAAGCTCGAGCTGCTCCTGGACAGGTTCTACTACTCCCTTTACCGGAAGAGCGGCATGTTCCAGAGCCGCGAGATGGCGCCCATAGCCAAAACATTCGCGACTGAAATAGACCTGAAGAACGCAACCACGATAATCAGGCTCAAGCGCCACGGAGTAAGCGACAGGAAATCAATAAGCAGGTTCCTGATGAAGGACGGAAGCAAGCCGCTCAAGAGCTTCGACCAGATGATAGAAGCGAGGGACGAGAAGGACACGCTCAAGGCGGCAGCACAGCTGTTCGGCCTGAAAGCCCCGCCTGCGGGCGTGGTGGAGCTGGAGATGGAGTTCGAGAAGATGCTTGGCGCCGCGAAGGTGCGCGCATTCTACCGCACCACGCTCTCGCTGGGAACTTTGCTCGGCTTCCTGCTACTCAACATACGGAAGATAGCTACTGCGAAGGAATTCGGCACTCCGGACAAGAAGATAGAGGAGATGCTGGTGTTCCAGAATTAGACTAGAATTGACGTGATGAAATGGCCCAGGGAAAAATAACCGTGCTCGGGGAAAGGTACTTCACCGAAGGCTTCATGCTCGCAGGGGTGCAGGACGTTTTCACCGTGGAAAAGGACGCCGAGCAGAAGCTTTCCGGGCTGATAGATTCCAAGGAATACTCGATAATATTCATAAGCGAGAAGCTGGGCGAGCAGATGGACTGGCGCCTGAAGAAGAAAATCTCGAACCTCGCCTATCCGGTGGTGGTCGCGCTTCCGGACGTCGCGGTGGAAAGCACCGAGGCCGCGAACATAAGGGCGCTCATAAAGCGCGCATTGGGCTTCGACATAGTCGCAAAGCAGTGAGCAGGGAAAGAAGCATGACGAAAAAGCAATGATGGCATTTCAAGGTGATTGAATGGCAAAGAAAGGTACGCTAAAAAGGATTTCCGGGCCGGTCGTGGAAGTGAAGAACCTGGAGGACGCGAAGCTCTACGACGTGGTCCGCGTAGGGGAAGAGGGCCTCGTGGGGGAAATAATCAAAATCGTGGGCGGGACCGCGGTGGTGCAGGTTTACGAGGACACCAACGGGCTCAAGCCAGGGGAACCGGTTGAAAACACAGGGCAGCCTCTCAGCGTGGAGCTCGGTCCGGGAATACTCAGGAACATTTACGACGGCATACAGAGGCCGCTGAAAGACATAGAGGCGAAGAGCGGCTATTTCATCCGCAGGGGCATAAACGTCCCTCCGCTCCCGCGCGACATCAAATGGGAGTTCAAGGCGAAAGTCAAGGCAGGGGATCACGTGAAGATGGGCGACGTGCTCGGGGAAATTCAGGAAACAGACCTCATAGTGCACAGGGTCCTTTCCCCGTACGGGGGAAAAATCCTCAGCATAAAAGGAGGCAAGTACACCATAGAGCAGGAGATAGGCGAGATAGAAGTTGCGGGAAAGAAGAAGGACCTCTACATGTACCAGAAGTGGTTCGTGC
Proteins encoded in this window:
- a CDS encoding V-type ATPase subunit, whose protein sequence is MDKESLTISGGTALVQRLYGALAEASPFYRPAKYGYSNARVSSMKSLLLKKEFLQELVRVRSIDAVIGMLERTPYKEELVKLSMKHHGSELVEVAAARHFASVAKKLVRIAPGEDRKAVDVLLTKWDVVNTKILLNARLTGKAYQDVAPFLMPLESLDEGEAKSLFEGKGTALFMRFVKTRLGKGLVESGMVSSTELEKIFMHFGNAEIMKLELLLDRFYYSLYRKSGMFQSREMAPIAKTFATEIDLKNATTIIRLKRHGVSDRKSISRFLMKDGSKPLKSFDQMIEARDEKDTLKAAAQLFGLKAPPAGVVELEMEFEKMLGAAKVRAFYRTTLSLGTLLGFLLLNIRKIATAKEFGTPDKKIEEMLVFQN
- a CDS encoding V-type ATP synthase subunit F translates to MAQGKITVLGERYFTEGFMLAGVQDVFTVEKDAEQKLSGLIDSKEYSIIFISEKLGEQMDWRLKKKISNLAYPVVVALPDVAVESTEAANIRALIKRALGFDIVAKQ